GGCCGATACCGCTCCGGCATGGGCAAGCAGGCACAGCGACAGGAGTTTCAGGCAGGAAGAAGTGCGCAACATGGTGGTCACCCTGGTATCGTTTGGTTCATTGTAACAAACACGGTCGCTTCCCTGTGAAAAGTGTGTGCCGATCCATGGTGGCGCCCGCCATGGTCCGTGCGTTGCCGAGGCTGATTCTGCGATAATGCCGGACACCTTGGCGCGGCCGCGCCGGCTCTCTACTTATTATGTCGCCCCATGGAAAATACCCTGCTGCTTGTTGACGGTTCCAGTTATCTCTACCGTGCCTTCCACGCGCTGCCCGACCTGCGTAGCCCGGACGGATTCCCGACCGGCGCCATGCACGGCATGGTCAACATGCTGCGGCGCCTGCGTGCAGATTTTCCAGCGGCATATATCGCCTGTGTGTTCGATGCCAAGGGCAAGACTTTCCGTGACGACCTTTACCCAGAGTACAAGGCGACGCGCGCCTCGATGCCGGAAGACCTGGGCCGGCAAATCGAGCCGATCCACGAAGTCGTGCGCCACATGGGCTGGCCGATCTTGATGGTCGACGGCGTCGAGGCCGACGATGTGATCGGCACGCTGGCAGTGCAGGCAAGCGCGCGCGGCATGAAGACCGTGATCTCCACCGGCGACAAGGATCTGGCGCAGCTGGTTAACGACAAGGTCATGCTGATCAATACGATGAGCAACGAAAAGCTCGACGAAGCCGGCGTGATCGCCAAGTTCGGCGTGCCGCCGAACCGCATCATCGACTACCTGACCCTGGTTGGCGACACGGTCGACAACGTGCCTGGCGTGAGCAAATGCGGCCCGAAAACCGCGGTCAAGTGGCTGTCCCTGCACGGCTCGCTCGACGGCGTGCTGGAAAACGCCCATGCCATCGGCGGCGCGGTCGGCGAGAACCTGCGCGCCGCGCTCGAGTGGCTGCCGAAGGGCCGCGAGCTGATCACCGTGAAAACCGACTGCGACCTGGTGAGCCACGTGATCTCGTTCGAAGAGACCCTGGTGGGCCGCCCCGAAAATGCCGATGCCCTGCGCGAGTTCTTCCAGCGCTACGGTTTCAAGACCATGCTGCGCGACCTGGGCGGTGCCGCACGCGCCGATGGCGCCGTGGCGCCGGCCCGTGGCGCCGGCCCCGGCGGCGCCGCGCTCAACTCGCCCGAAGGTGCGTCCGGTACTGCCGCAACGCTGCCAGGCCTGGCGATCGTCAAGGGCGAGTACGAAACCGTGCTCACCATTGAAGCGCTCGACAAATGGCTGGCGCTGGTCGGTGCCGCCGAACTCACTTCGGTCGATACCGAAACCACCTCGCTCGACCCGCTCACCGCCGAGATGGTCGGCATTTCGCTGTCGGTAGAGGCCGGCAAGGGCGCCTATATTCCGCTGGCACACCGCTATGCCGGCGTGCCCGAGCAGCTCGGGCGCGAGCACGTGCTCGAGCGCATGCGCCCCTGGCTCGAAAACCCGGCCAAGCCCAAGCTCGGGCAGAATCTGAAGTACGACATGCACATCTTCGAAAACCATGGGATCAAGCTCAAGGGTATCGTGCATGACACGCTGCTGCAGTCGTATGTCTTCGAGTCGCACAAGCCGCACGACATGGACACCATGGCGATGCGCCACCTCGGCTACACCACGATTCCTTTTGCGGATGTATGCGGCAAAGGCGTCAACATGATCTGCTTCGACCAGGTCGAACTCGGACGCGCCACCGAATACGCCGCCGAGGATTCCGACATCACGCTGCGGCTGCACGGGGCGATGCTGGGCCATGTCGAAGCCGACCAGGGCCTGGCTTATATCTACCGCAATATCGAGATGCCGACCATGGAAGTGCTGCAGAAGATCGAGCGCAACGGCGTGCTGATCGACGCGGCACTGCTGCAGGTGCAGTCGGCAGAGCTGGGTGCGCGCATCATGGAACTCGAGCAGCAGGCCTACGAGCTGGCCGGCGGCCCGTTCAACCTCGGTTCGCCCAAGCAGATCGGCGAAATTTTCTTCGGCAAGCTTGGCCTGCCGGTGGTCAAGAAGACCGCCACCGGCGCGCCATCCACCGACGAAGAAGTGCTGCAGAAGCTGGCCGAGGATTATCCGCTGCCAAAGATCCTGCTCGAATACCGCGGCATGTCCAAGCTCAAGTCGACCTATACCGACAAGCTGCCAAAAATGGTCAATGCCAGGACCGGCCGCGTGCATACCAATTATGCGCAGGCCGTGGCGATCACCGGGCGCCTGTCCTCGAACGAGCCGAACCTGCAGAACATCCCGGTGCGCACCGCTGAGGGGCGCCGCATCCGCGAAGCCTTCATCGCGCCGCCCGGCAGCCGGATCGTCTCGGCCGACTATTCGCAAATCGAGCTGCGCATCATGGCGCATATCTCGGGTGACCCGGCCATGCTGAAAGCCTTTGCCGATGGCGAAGACATCCACAAGGCCACCGCCGCCGAGATCTTCGGTATCAACCCAAGCGAGGTGCAGAGCGAGCAGCGCCGCTACGCCAAGGTGATCAACTTCGGCCTGATCTATGGCATGAGCGCCTTCGGCCTGGCCCAGAACCTTGGCATCGAGCGCGCCGCCGCGGCCAGCTACATCGACCGCTATTTCGCCCGCTTCGCCGGCGTCAAGCAGTACATGGACGAGACCCGGCTGCAGGCCAAGGCGCGCGGCTACGTGGAGACCGTGTTCGGCCGCCGCCTGTGGCTGCCCGAGATTAACTCTCCCAACGGCCCGCGCCGCGCCGGCGCCGAACGCGCGGCGATCAATGCGCCGATGCAGGGCACTGCGGCCGACCTGATCAAGCTGGCCATGATCGCGGTGCAGGGCTGGCTCGAGGCCGATGGACTGGCCACCCGCATGATCATGCAGGTGCACGACGAACTGGTGCTCGAGGTGCCTGAAAGCGAACTGGAACTGGTGCGGGTAAAGCTGCCGGAGCTGATGGCGAAGGTGGCGACCCTGAAGGTGCCGCTGCTGGCCGAGACCGGAGTGGGGCCGAACTGGGAGCAGGCGCACTAGAAAATGCGCGCCGGCCCGCACGTGGTGGCGACTTTGCTACTATTGCAAGCCTGTCCAACTACACCGGGGTGCCCATGAAAGATCTCATCAGCGATGCCGAAAGCCTGGTGCCTGCCAGCGCGTTCGGCGACGGCGTCGACCGCCGCGTCTTTTTAAAGGCTGCCCTGGGCAGCGGCTTTGCCGTGGCCGCGCTGCCGGTGGTGGCCCAGACCCAGATCCAGACCTCGACCGAGGGCCTGGACGCGGCCGATCACATCATCGTGATCAATGGCCAGGACGTGCCAGTCTATCGCGCCCAGCCCAAGGACCGCAGCAAGCTGCCGGTGGTGCTGGTGATCTCCGAGATCTTCGGCGTGCACGAACACATCAAGGACGTGGCGCGCCGTTTGGCCAGGGCCGGCTACATGGCCGTCGCGCCGGACCTGTTCGTGCGCCAGGGCGACGCGGCCAAGGCGCCCGATGTCGCTACCCTGATCAAGGAGATCGTCGCCAGGACCCCGGACGCGCAGGTCATGTCCGACCTCGATACGGTCGTTGCCTGGGCCAGGCAGCGCGGCGGCAATACCGACAAGCTGGGCATCACCGGATTTTGCTGGGGCGGCCGCATCACCTGGCTGTATGCGGCGCACAATCCGAACGTCAAGGCCGGCGTGGCCTGGTATGGCCGCCTGGTGGGCGAGGCCAACGCGCTCCAGACCCGGCACCCGATCGACATCGCCCAGGCGCTGAAGGTGCCGGTGCTCGGCCTGTACGGTGCCAAGGACGGCGGCATCCCGCTGGAATCGGTCGAGCGCATGCGCCAGGCGCTCGATACCGGCAACAGCAAGTCGATGATCCATGTGTATCCGAATTCGGGCCATGCCTTCCATGCCGATTACCGTCCCAGCTTCAATGCCATTGACGCGCAGGACGGCTGGGCCAAGGCACTGAACTGGTTCGCCAGGCACGGCGTGGCCTGATCCCGCACGGACGTACAGCCGGGCAGGTTACAATGCCCGGTTTGCGGCCCAGGTCCTGGGTTGTGAGTCAGACCAGAACAATAAGCTTGACCCGACCCGATGCCCGACCTGTCTTTCGACCCGATACTTAGTTCCATCCTGCTGGCGACCGTGATCGCCGGCGCCGTCAGCATCACGGGCGCTGCCATCTTCTCGTTCACGCTGCTGTCAAAAGTGGTGGAGCGCATGGTCAGCCTGTCGGTCGGCATCATGCTCGCCACTTCGCTGCTGCACGCGCTGCCCGAAGCCTTCGAATCCGGTGCCGACCCGCGCAGCCTGTTCGCTACGCTGCTCGGCGGCCTACTGGCCTTTTTCGTGCTCGAGAAGCTGGCCATCCTGCGCCACTCGCACCACCACGAAGGCGACGGCCATCACCATGCGCACGGCCACGACGCGCACCAGGCGGGCAAGTCGGGCTGGATGATCCTGCTTGGCGACTCCATGCACAACTTCACCGACGGCATCCTGATCGCCGCCGCCTTTTTGGCCAACCCGGAGCTGGGCATCCTTACCGCGCTGGCCATCGTCGCGCACGAGATCCCGCAGGAGATCGGCGACTTCATCGTGCTGCTCAATGCCGGCTTCTCGCGCACGCGCGCCTATGTCTTCAACCTGCTCAGCAGCGTGATGGCGGTGCTCGGCGGCCTGCTCGGCTATTTCACGCTCGACCAGGCCAGCGGCCTGATTCCCTACGTGCTGGTGTTCGCCTCGTCGGGCTTCATCTATATTGCGGTGAGCGACCTGATGCCCCAGATGCAGCGCCGCGCCACCGTCAGGGAGTCGGTTCCGCAATTGGTGCTGATCGCCCTCGGCGTGGCCATCGTGCTGGCCTTGAACCACGCCTATTGAGCGCGCGGCCGCGCCAGGTTCTACTCTGGCCCGCCCGATTACCCTGGATGTGAGCAGCGTCGCGCAGCATCGGTTGAGCTTTTAATGATAATGGCTTATCATTACCAAAAGCGGGCGCACTGGCCCGATGCTCAACCACGATCAAGGAAGCCGCACCATGTCCCCGACCTTTCACCGCACGCCGCTCGCGCTGGCGATCCTATTTGCTTTCAACGCCGCGCAGGCGCAAGCCGTGTCGGGCCGCATGCACGCCGACCCGGACAGCGTGCCGACGGTGGTGATCTCGGCATCAGCCCTTGGCCTGCTGGGCGACGACATGATCACGCCGGTCACCACGCTCGCGGGCGGAGAACTGGTGCGGGTGCGCGAGTCGACGCTGGGTGAGACCCTCAACAACCAGCCCGGCATCACTTCCAGCCACTTCGGCGCCGGCGCCAGCCGCCCGGTGATCCGCGGCATGGACGGCCCGCGCGTCAAGATCTTGTCGGATGGCGCCGAGATCCAGGACGCGTCCACCGTCAGTCCCGACCACGCGGTGGCCTTCGAGCCGGTGCTGGCCGAACGCATCGAAGTGCTGCGCGGACCGTCGGCGCTGGCCTACGGCGGCGGGGCGGTGGGGGGCGTGGTCAATATTCTGGACCGCAAGATCCCAACCCGGATGCCGGTCGAACCGATCGAGGGCAGCATGGAACTGCGCGCCAATTCGACGGCGCGCGAAAAAACCGGCGCCTTTGAACTGACTGGCGGCGCAGGCAACGTCGCGGTCCATGCCGAAGGCGTCAAGCGCGATGCCGGGCATTACCGCGTCGGCAAGGGCTGGGCCGGGGGCGCGCGCGTGCCCGGCAGCGCCAGAGACAGCCAGACTGGCAGCGTCGGCCTGTCCTGGGTAGGCGAGCGCGGCTATCTCGGGGCGGCGTACACCGAGGAGCGCGCCGATTACGGTGTGCCCGGCCACGGCCACGAAGCCGGTAGCTGCCATCCGCACGGCGCGCACCTGCATTGCGGCGGCCATGATGAAGACGGTGAACAACACGGGCGCGAGCACGCGCACGGCGACGAGCCGGTGCCGGTCGTGAAGCTCGACAGCGACCGCTGGGACGTGCGCGGCGAAGTCCGCAACCCGGTGGCCGGCATTGCCAAGGCCCGCCTGCGCGCCGCGTTCACCGATTACCGCCACGACGAACTGGAAGAGGGCGTGGTCGCCACCAGCTTCCACAACCAGGGACACGACCTGCGGGTGGAGCTCGAACATGCGCCGCTCGGCTTCATGCCTGGCGTGCGCGGGGTGGTCGGCCTGCAAACCACGCGGCGCGATTTCCAGACCGAGGGCGAAGAAGCCTATGTGCCGCCCACCGTCACGAAGAAGCACGCCGTGTTCGCGACCGAAGAAGTCAAGCTGGGCAACTGGCGCTTCGAAGCCGGCGCCCGCCATGAGTGGCAGCAGATCGCCGTCGACCGCGCGGGCCAGC
Above is a genomic segment from Massilia sp. H6 containing:
- the polA gene encoding DNA polymerase I, whose translation is MENTLLLVDGSSYLYRAFHALPDLRSPDGFPTGAMHGMVNMLRRLRADFPAAYIACVFDAKGKTFRDDLYPEYKATRASMPEDLGRQIEPIHEVVRHMGWPILMVDGVEADDVIGTLAVQASARGMKTVISTGDKDLAQLVNDKVMLINTMSNEKLDEAGVIAKFGVPPNRIIDYLTLVGDTVDNVPGVSKCGPKTAVKWLSLHGSLDGVLENAHAIGGAVGENLRAALEWLPKGRELITVKTDCDLVSHVISFEETLVGRPENADALREFFQRYGFKTMLRDLGGAARADGAVAPARGAGPGGAALNSPEGASGTAATLPGLAIVKGEYETVLTIEALDKWLALVGAAELTSVDTETTSLDPLTAEMVGISLSVEAGKGAYIPLAHRYAGVPEQLGREHVLERMRPWLENPAKPKLGQNLKYDMHIFENHGIKLKGIVHDTLLQSYVFESHKPHDMDTMAMRHLGYTTIPFADVCGKGVNMICFDQVELGRATEYAAEDSDITLRLHGAMLGHVEADQGLAYIYRNIEMPTMEVLQKIERNGVLIDAALLQVQSAELGARIMELEQQAYELAGGPFNLGSPKQIGEIFFGKLGLPVVKKTATGAPSTDEEVLQKLAEDYPLPKILLEYRGMSKLKSTYTDKLPKMVNARTGRVHTNYAQAVAITGRLSSNEPNLQNIPVRTAEGRRIREAFIAPPGSRIVSADYSQIELRIMAHISGDPAMLKAFADGEDIHKATAAEIFGINPSEVQSEQRRYAKVINFGLIYGMSAFGLAQNLGIERAAAASYIDRYFARFAGVKQYMDETRLQAKARGYVETVFGRRLWLPEINSPNGPRRAGAERAAINAPMQGTAADLIKLAMIAVQGWLEADGLATRMIMQVHDELVLEVPESELELVRVKLPELMAKVATLKVPLLAETGVGPNWEQAH
- a CDS encoding dienelactone hydrolase family protein, with amino-acid sequence MKDLISDAESLVPASAFGDGVDRRVFLKAALGSGFAVAALPVVAQTQIQTSTEGLDAADHIIVINGQDVPVYRAQPKDRSKLPVVLVISEIFGVHEHIKDVARRLARAGYMAVAPDLFVRQGDAAKAPDVATLIKEIVARTPDAQVMSDLDTVVAWARQRGGNTDKLGITGFCWGGRITWLYAAHNPNVKAGVAWYGRLVGEANALQTRHPIDIAQALKVPVLGLYGAKDGGIPLESVERMRQALDTGNSKSMIHVYPNSGHAFHADYRPSFNAIDAQDGWAKALNWFARHGVA
- a CDS encoding ZIP family metal transporter; its protein translation is MPDLSFDPILSSILLATVIAGAVSITGAAIFSFTLLSKVVERMVSLSVGIMLATSLLHALPEAFESGADPRSLFATLLGGLLAFFVLEKLAILRHSHHHEGDGHHHAHGHDAHQAGKSGWMILLGDSMHNFTDGILIAAAFLANPELGILTALAIVAHEIPQEIGDFIVLLNAGFSRTRAYVFNLLSSVMAVLGGLLGYFTLDQASGLIPYVLVFASSGFIYIAVSDLMPQMQRRATVRESVPQLVLIALGVAIVLALNHAY
- a CDS encoding TonB-dependent receptor domain-containing protein — protein: MSPTFHRTPLALAILFAFNAAQAQAVSGRMHADPDSVPTVVISASALGLLGDDMITPVTTLAGGELVRVRESTLGETLNNQPGITSSHFGAGASRPVIRGMDGPRVKILSDGAEIQDASTVSPDHAVAFEPVLAERIEVLRGPSALAYGGGAVGGVVNILDRKIPTRMPVEPIEGSMELRANSTAREKTGAFELTGGAGNVAVHAEGVKRDAGHYRVGKGWAGGARVPGSARDSQTGSVGLSWVGERGYLGAAYTEERADYGVPGHGHEAGSCHPHGAHLHCGGHDEDGEQHGREHAHGDEPVPVVKLDSDRWDVRGEVRNPVAGIAKARLRAAFTDYRHDELEEGVVATSFHNQGHDLRVELEHAPLGFMPGVRGVVGLQTTRRDFQTEGEEAYVPPTVTKKHAVFATEEVKLGNWRFEAGARHEWQQIAVDRAGQPDTHARGTSAALGAVWKFQPAYSLRAGLSRSHRLPSAEELYADGVHLATATYEIGNAGLGKETSNNLDLTLRKFEGRTTWSLSAFRNRVANYIYANTLDSHEGFQLVEYAQRDALFTGLEGELRHTFSARLEGTVFGDLVRARFDAGAGSRNLPRIPAHRIGARVNAHYQAWHGMLEVVRVGKQDKLAAFEEATGGHTLLNLGTHVSTRIGGVPAQLYARINNLTDELALSHTSFIKSAAPLQGRNLTAGLRLIF